In the Wyeomyia smithii strain HCP4-BCI-WySm-NY-G18 chromosome 2, ASM2978416v1, whole genome shotgun sequence genome, one interval contains:
- the LOC129724429 gene encoding gamma-glutamylcyclotransferase-like gives MTAGSFNYFAFGSNLWSGRIRMESPSAIRKGVGYLENYRLDFFHYATRWKGAPATIVKAKGHRVWGAIWEINSTNLPDLDRQEGVHNQVYKPLILPVHTKAGETLECRVYQLVKNPPNLEGEESDRPFERQPSKSYMNVIIAGAKETGLPDHYLKFLSTIKHNGHSGDPKYELDLTVDT, from the exons ATGACCGCAGGTTCATTCAATTATTTTGCATTCGGTAGTAATCTGTGGTCAGGAAGAATTCGTATGGAAAGTCCATCGGCAATTAGAAAAGGCGTTGGATATTTAGAG AATTATAGGCTTGATTTCTTTCATTATGCCACCCGCTGGAAGGGTGCCCCAGCAACTATTGTAAAAGCCAAAGGCCACCGTGTGTGGGGTGCTATTTGGGAAATCAATTCCACGAATTTACCTGATCTAGATAGACAAGAAGGTGTGCATAATCAGGTGTACAAACCACTAATCCTTCCTGTTCACACCAAAGCTGGGGAAACGCTAGAATGTCGTGTTTATCAATTAGTCAAAAACCCACCGAACCTTGAAGGCGAAGAATCTGATCGTCCATTCGAGAGGCAGCCTTCGAAATCATACATGAACGTAATAATTGCAGGTGCAAAAGAGACAGGGCTACCAGACCACTATTTGAAGTTTTTAAGTACGATAAAGCATAATGGGCATTCCGGAGATCCGAAATACGAACTAGATCTAACAGTTGACACCTGA